ACTTGTAAGCTTCTCGAAAGCCACTTCCTTCAATCTTGATGAGTATATCGGATTGCCTGTTGATCACCCGCAGAGCTATCGCAGTTTCATGAACGAGCAATTATTCAATCATATTGATATTGACCCAGGACAGACACATATCCCTAACGGCAATGCAGCAGATATGGAAGCGGAGTGTCTCGCATATGACAAAATGCTGGAAGAAAACGGACCGGTTGACTTGCAGATCCTCGGGATTGGAAGCAACGGTCATATCGGTTTCAATGAACCAGATACCAATCTGAGCAGCAAAACCCATGTCGTTGATTTGCTTGAAGACACACGGGAAGCAAATGCCAGATTCTTCGACTCTTTGGACGATGTACCTCGGCAAGCAATAACCATGGGCATCGGAGGCATTCTCAAAGCTCGCCAGATTCTATTGTTAGTACGCGGTGCTGGCAAAGCTGAAGCCATCCGGAATGCCGTTGAAGGTCCGATTACTACCCAATGCCCTGCATCTTTACTGCAGAGCCATCCGAATGTAATCGTCCTTGTAGATGAAGGAGCAGGAAAATGGCTGAAATAAATAAAGAACCAGGAAAATTACTGTTTGGTAAGGTTCTGACTCCCCAAGGATTAATTGAGCATGGCGTGATTGCCGTATCAGGTGAGCAAATTCATTATGCCGGCGAGGCAGCATGGCTTCCAGAGGCTTACGCGCACTGGCCAGCTGATGGTCAAGCTTCGGAAGACCTGCTCATCCCTGGATTTGTAGATGTGCATGTACATGGTGGAGCTGGCCACGACTTTATGTATAGTGATGCTGAATCTTTAAATACCATCACTAAATTTCACAGCTCCCAAGGCACAACTACCATGCTGGCTACGACTATGACTGCCTCTAAGCCAGCCATTGACCAAGTATTTGCTGAAATAAACGCATATCGCGCCACTGAGATGCCATACACACAAATCGCGGGCATGCATTTGGAAGGACCG
This genomic stretch from Paenibacillus sp. FSL H7-0737 harbors:
- the nagB gene encoding glucosamine-6-phosphate deaminase → MNILKFNSDEDFVQTGANLIASLLQSNPKAVLGLATGSSPVGVYAKLVEMHQKGLVSFSKATSFNLDEYIGLPVDHPQSYRSFMNEQLFNHIDIDPGQTHIPNGNAADMEAECLAYDKMLEENGPVDLQILGIGSNGHIGFNEPDTNLSSKTHVVDLLEDTREANARFFDSLDDVPRQAITMGIGGILKARQILLLVRGAGKAEAIRNAVEGPITTQCPASLLQSHPNVIVLVDEGAGKWLK